A single genomic interval of Acidobacteriota bacterium harbors:
- a CDS encoding tetratricopeptide repeat protein, which produces MAKSRTGKVTRHRKSTGRPPVRSAATAGATLDRLLMAVRSDPADVGAALALAQYYYVNNLEDKVLSVLQPLERQYPFSDAARRRKYDHLIAFGYVREHGFAEAEPVIARALEDCPEALDLYYALAYLKVSLREFGDALEACRKYLSAFDESAAAPAGTHFTATSAHRSQLLNFMATAYRETAETGLAIETWQQAISADPTNHFPYLNLANLYMQEKDCGSAESIVRAGLRDCRQVQELRMLASRLENSATISACMIVKNEEEMLENCLRSIRDWVDEIVIVDTGSTDRTVEIAKSFGATVYHQAWEDNFSRHRNYSMDKATCDWIFIIDADEKVRQESVPRLRELVNSGKYPAYCINVFNVYGSQRDMVTFLPSVRLFRRDLNLRYEGIVHNLLNVPDDVPVARVDVRLDHYGYDLSEEKMKRKGERTRGLLEKQLEENPDDAFALFNYAQVLLTGFNRSIRDNGPVILDAAGRAVELTNPEAPKERHIHLMGLNQLAWTHFYLNDHEQALACARRALEIKPAYLDPLLLVGHAYSRLGRYDEAAEAYQVYLQAQESFHASTEHDNIILSHVDSRPAACYGLGMIAEIKGDTELARKWYSETLRAKPDYLEANRRLGLLYQREGNLPEAERYLRQQAERAGNTKDLALDLAAVYSGLKDNDRAEECFRQAMELAPEDPNAPEQFGQFCLTLERYDRAGELFQKAIAMAGATEALSIQLASALTGAGRWSEAAGLYADLAARGSASGEILNDLGNCYYKMEDYAAAETYYQQAMECSSVPGVVYRNLGLTRARLDKPKEAIWALEKYLQIEPSEHDFLHVVGDLYAKMGHFDSAMSYYEKYLQQKPNDPLALYNLSECYLHMGHTDSAIIGYRRVLQIDPHFKPAHDRLSHLSQPAGKA; this is translated from the coding sequence GTGGCAAAGTCCAGGACAGGAAAGGTCACGCGGCACCGCAAGAGCACCGGGCGGCCGCCCGTCAGGAGCGCCGCTACCGCCGGAGCCACCCTCGACAGGCTGTTGATGGCCGTGCGAAGCGATCCGGCCGACGTCGGCGCGGCGCTTGCTCTGGCCCAGTACTACTACGTCAATAACCTCGAGGATAAGGTCCTGTCCGTGCTCCAGCCGCTCGAACGGCAGTACCCGTTCAGCGATGCCGCCCGGCGGCGCAAGTATGACCACCTGATTGCCTTCGGTTACGTCCGTGAGCACGGCTTTGCCGAGGCTGAACCCGTCATCGCACGCGCCCTGGAAGATTGTCCGGAGGCCCTGGACCTGTACTACGCCCTGGCGTACCTCAAAGTATCGCTGCGCGAGTTCGGTGACGCCCTCGAGGCCTGCCGGAAGTATCTTTCCGCGTTCGACGAGTCTGCCGCCGCTCCGGCGGGCACACATTTCACCGCGACCTCCGCGCACCGGTCGCAGTTGCTGAATTTCATGGCCACCGCGTACCGGGAGACGGCCGAGACGGGCCTGGCCATCGAGACATGGCAGCAGGCGATCTCCGCTGATCCGACAAATCACTTTCCGTATCTCAACCTGGCCAACCTCTATATGCAGGAAAAGGACTGCGGCAGCGCGGAGTCGATTGTCAGGGCAGGTCTCAGGGACTGCCGGCAGGTGCAGGAACTCCGCATGCTGGCCTCCAGGCTGGAGAACTCCGCCACGATATCCGCCTGCATGATCGTGAAAAATGAAGAGGAAATGCTCGAGAACTGCCTGAGGTCCATCCGCGACTGGGTCGACGAGATCGTCATCGTGGATACCGGCTCGACGGACAGGACGGTGGAGATAGCGAAGTCCTTCGGGGCTACGGTGTACCACCAGGCTTGGGAAGACAACTTCTCCAGGCATCGCAACTACTCCATGGACAAGGCGACCTGCGACTGGATATTCATTATAGACGCTGATGAAAAAGTCAGGCAGGAGAGCGTTCCGAGGCTGCGGGAACTTGTCAACAGCGGTAAGTACCCCGCATACTGCATTAACGTGTTCAACGTCTACGGGTCGCAGAGGGACATGGTGACGTTCTTGCCGTCCGTGCGGTTATTCAGACGTGACCTCAACCTTCGGTACGAGGGTATCGTTCACAACCTTCTCAACGTTCCCGACGACGTCCCCGTGGCCCGGGTGGACGTCCGGCTCGACCACTACGGGTACGATTTGTCTGAAGAAAAGATGAAACGGAAAGGGGAGCGGACGCGCGGCCTGCTGGAGAAACAGCTCGAGGAAAACCCGGACGATGCGTTTGCGCTTTTCAACTACGCCCAGGTGCTGTTGACCGGGTTCAACCGGTCCATCCGTGACAACGGACCGGTGATCCTTGACGCCGCCGGGCGGGCGGTCGAGTTGACGAATCCGGAGGCGCCAAAGGAACGGCATATTCATTTGATGGGTCTCAACCAGCTCGCCTGGACACACTTTTACCTGAATGACCATGAACAGGCGCTGGCCTGTGCCCGTCGCGCCCTCGAGATCAAGCCCGCCTACCTTGATCCGCTGCTGCTGGTGGGCCATGCCTACAGCCGCCTGGGCCGGTACGACGAGGCGGCCGAGGCCTACCAGGTGTACCTGCAGGCCCAGGAGTCGTTTCATGCCTCGACCGAACACGATAACATCATCCTGTCCCACGTCGACAGCCGCCCTGCAGCCTGCTACGGGTTAGGCATGATTGCCGAGATCAAGGGAGATACCGAGCTGGCCAGGAAGTGGTACTCAGAGACGTTGCGGGCAAAGCCCGACTATCTCGAAGCCAACCGCCGACTCGGCCTGCTGTACCAGCGTGAGGGCAACCTGCCGGAGGCGGAACGATACCTCCGTCAGCAGGCCGAGCGAGCAGGCAATACAAAAGACCTGGCGCTGGACCTGGCCGCGGTTTACTCCGGCCTGAAAGATAACGACCGGGCTGAGGAGTGCTTCCGCCAGGCCATGGAGCTGGCTCCGGAGGACCCGAACGCGCCGGAGCAGTTCGGCCAGTTCTGTCTCACCCTTGAGCGGTACGACCGGGCCGGCGAACTGTTCCAGAAGGCAATTGCCATGGCCGGCGCCACGGAGGCGCTGTCAATCCAGCTTGCTTCGGCCCTTACCGGGGCCGGACGCTGGTCGGAGGCCGCCGGTCTCTATGCCGATCTGGCGGCCCGTGGATCCGCGTCCGGTGAAATCCTCAACGATCTGGGCAACTGTTACTATAAGATGGAAGACTATGCGGCCGCCGAGACGTACTACCAGCAGGCCATGGAGTGCAGTTCCGTCCCCGGTGTGGTCTACCGAAACCTCGGTTTGACCCGTGCCCGGCTCGACAAGCCGAAAGAGGCCATATGGGCGCTGGAAAAGTACCTCCAGATCGAGCCGTCCGAGCATGACTTCCTTCACGTTGTCGGAGACCTGTATGCGAAAATGGGACATTTCGACTCTGCTATGTCCTATTACGAGAAGTACTTACAGCAGAAACCGAACGATCCGCTTGCCCTGTATAATCTATCTGAATGCTATCTCCATATGGGACATACAGATTCGGCGATCATAGGATATCGCCGCGTGCTGCAGATCGATCCTCATTTCAAGCCTGCCCACGACCGCCTCAGCCACCTTTCGCAGCCGGCCGGGAAGGCCTAG
- a CDS encoding flagellin produces MSLRINHNLAALNANRNLKLTNDALTKSMQKLSSGFRINAAADDPAGLVISEQFRSQIAGLNRAIQNSEGSISMIQTAEGALTEINNLLISMRELAIHAANEGFNDTDQLAADQAEIANAIKTIDRIAANTQFGTKKILDGSKDNIATITSANSSGLSIIKSGLSTGLHSISATKTADSTASLNTTSLGLSLANTDGDPANLVEKIHNLDVLQASDVAKKSTGTITLADAWGNDLTLAAAATSGMVSSAAALAVATAGNVGTYDIILNYQEYGESPAGNQVVSIDVALNDTAADVAGKIESQINLNTELAGRLVVTATAAGSPIRIKTANTGAQYTVRVESVTANPADAGSQLFDFTAASSRGQSANVLEFTVVTEQWASGRTAQATVGAAGYNSLDTLITAMNTALATTGGSGGFGTIIGGVNDIVATEANTNQIQFSTQDEGSAYSIKLSEHAGTAGVGNLINVLGLTTDTLPNTGIDALVRFDDYTNTITAAKYGTTHDVTLYNKDADDSSRGTATFTVATALNGINVGNLLLDVKAAKFGVRLDGGPASSVTAGINSTIFNANRSESIVVRYGLDSNGGTETINNFNQSLVFQIGGNVGQTTEIGIRNMAASSLAKNLAGNMFTSLAEMDVTTVQGAQDAQALIDNAILEVSTARGTLGSFQKNTLESNLRNLRVAAQNLTASESQIRDTDMAEEMSEFTKNQILVQTGMAMLAQSNQIPQVVLSLF; encoded by the coding sequence ATGTCACTTCGTATCAACCACAACCTGGCGGCTCTGAATGCCAACAGGAACTTGAAGCTGACGAATGATGCACTGACGAAGTCAATGCAGAAACTTTCGTCCGGCTTCCGAATTAACGCAGCGGCAGACGATCCGGCCGGTCTGGTGATTTCGGAGCAGTTCCGCTCTCAGATTGCCGGTCTGAACCGAGCTATCCAGAACTCGGAAGGATCGATCTCCATGATCCAGACGGCTGAGGGCGCCCTCACCGAAATCAACAACCTGTTGATCTCGATGAGAGAGCTGGCTATTCACGCCGCCAACGAGGGCTTCAACGACACCGATCAGTTGGCTGCCGACCAGGCCGAAATTGCCAACGCGATCAAGACTATTGACCGGATCGCGGCCAACACCCAGTTCGGTACGAAGAAGATCCTCGACGGCTCGAAGGATAACATCGCCACCATCACGTCGGCGAACTCCTCGGGCCTGAGCATTATCAAGTCCGGCCTGTCGACCGGCCTGCACTCGATCTCAGCCACCAAGACGGCTGACTCGACGGCGTCGCTGAACACCACCTCGCTCGGTCTGTCGCTCGCCAACACGGACGGCGATCCGGCCAACCTGGTGGAGAAGATTCACAACCTCGACGTGCTGCAGGCCTCCGACGTGGCCAAGAAATCGACCGGTACCATTACCCTGGCGGATGCCTGGGGCAATGACCTGACCCTTGCCGCCGCGGCAACGTCGGGTATGGTCTCGTCAGCCGCCGCTCTGGCGGTTGCCACCGCGGGTAACGTCGGGACCTACGACATCATCCTGAACTACCAGGAGTACGGTGAGTCACCAGCCGGTAATCAGGTGGTCTCGATCGACGTCGCTCTTAACGATACGGCTGCTGACGTCGCCGGCAAGATTGAGTCGCAAATCAATCTGAATACCGAGCTGGCGGGTAGGCTGGTTGTCACAGCGACCGCCGCCGGCAGCCCGATTCGTATCAAGACGGCCAACACCGGTGCCCAGTACACGGTTCGGGTGGAGTCAGTCACGGCTAATCCGGCTGATGCCGGCAGCCAGCTCTTTGACTTCACGGCCGCGTCCTCGCGGGGCCAGTCGGCTAACGTCCTCGAGTTTACCGTCGTGACCGAGCAGTGGGCAAGCGGCAGGACGGCCCAGGCAACGGTGGGGGCGGCCGGCTACAACAGTCTCGACACGCTGATTACGGCCATGAACACGGCCCTTGCCACCACTGGCGGCTCGGGCGGTTTCGGGACCATTATAGGCGGTGTTAACGACATCGTGGCTACGGAGGCCAACACCAACCAGATCCAGTTCTCGACACAGGACGAGGGTTCGGCATACAGCATCAAGCTCAGTGAGCACGCCGGAACCGCGGGCGTCGGGAACCTAATCAACGTCCTGGGGCTGACGACGGACACCCTGCCGAATACGGGGATTGATGCCCTGGTCAGGTTTGACGACTACACCAACACCATTACGGCCGCCAAGTACGGGACCACCCACGACGTCACCTTGTACAACAAGGACGCCGACGATAGCAGCCGTGGTACGGCCACTTTCACGGTGGCAACGGCTCTGAACGGTATCAACGTCGGCAACCTGCTGTTGGATGTCAAGGCGGCCAAGTTCGGCGTCCGTCTGGACGGCGGCCCGGCGAGCTCGGTGACGGCCGGTATCAACTCGACCATTTTCAATGCCAACCGCAGTGAGTCGATCGTTGTCAGGTACGGCCTGGATTCCAACGGCGGTACGGAGACGATCAACAACTTTAACCAGTCGCTGGTCTTCCAGATCGGTGGCAACGTCGGTCAAACGACCGAAATCGGCATCCGTAACATGGCGGCCTCGTCACTGGCCAAGAACCTCGCCGGCAACATGTTCACCTCGCTGGCGGAAATGGACGTGACTACCGTCCAGGGCGCTCAGGACGCCCAGGCGCTCATCGACAACGCCATTCTCGAGGTGTCGACGGCCAGAGGTACTCTCGGATCGTTCCAGAAGAACACTCTGGAGTCCAACCTGAGAAACCTCCGCGTTGCCGCTCAGAACCTGACGGCTTCGGAGTCGCAGATTCGTGACACTGACATGGCGGAAGAGATGTCAGAATTTACCAAGAACCAGATCCTGGTGCAGACGGGCATGGCTATGCTGGCCCAGTCGAACCAGATCCCGCAGGTGGTTCTGTCACTCTTCTAA
- the fliD gene encoding flagellar filament capping protein FliD has translation MPSFSIEGISSGINTAEYIDAIMQFERRPAVLMETEQAAKTNIVSTLKALQAKILALKTKSALLMRRSTFEKASISVSDESILSATASGRVSVGSYDLQVLSLARNHQLASQGFSDESISSLGTGTITISVGSASPDVITIDAGNNSLVGIKKAINDADAGVTATIINDGSGSRAYRLILSADTSGVTNTINVTSNLSGGNNLNFSTSSFDDPEAVSMDSGSDAAISLGASAAYTGNENKIYTFTVAGTGVQTVGTDNITIDWTDGTDSGSIVVTQADAEVELVGARADGLKLTFSTGQLKSGDIFQVQTFAPLLQQASDARVAIGSAGGTGSPITVTSETNTLDNVIAGVSLQLEKETLPGDHVTIKTDIDITGIKERINDLIAAYNDVNDFIDRQNAYSEDTKETGVLFGDSVVQSMQYSIRRVIASRVTGLTSKFNQLFTIGIRTGTDGKLSIKDTSRFEEALRNNLDDVIDLFADSGNSSSSSIEFVSAGNETRVGEDYEVDITQAATRGVYRGSGIADPTATPLTLNSSNNRLKFTINGVQSDDIILSEKTYNSADELVRELQDKIDSDPLIGNRGLSVEWVESGSGIGYLELTSSTYGSGSKVGIVTSIPSGAFALLGLASGTAVPGQDVEGTINGEAAEGSGQYLTGKEGNATTEGLKLRITLDADRLTSGSEGTITLSKGVASNLQTVLDSLTKVGDGMIDRRIRAYQNQIEYLKERVTAFDERLVMRRERLALQFQRMEQILGQLNAQGDYLTSQLANINANWVRTGD, from the coding sequence ATGCCATCTTTCTCGATCGAGGGCATCAGTTCGGGGATCAACACCGCCGAATACATCGATGCCATTATGCAATTTGAGCGGCGCCCGGCCGTGCTCATGGAGACGGAACAGGCCGCCAAAACTAACATCGTTTCCACTCTCAAGGCCCTGCAGGCAAAAATCCTCGCGCTCAAGACCAAGTCAGCGCTTCTCATGAGGAGAAGCACCTTTGAAAAAGCCTCCATATCCGTCTCCGATGAATCGATCCTGAGCGCCACGGCCAGCGGGCGGGTGAGCGTGGGCTCCTATGACCTGCAGGTGCTGTCACTGGCCCGCAACCACCAGCTGGCCTCGCAGGGATTCTCCGATGAGTCGATTTCCTCGCTTGGCACGGGCACAATAACCATCAGCGTTGGTTCCGCCTCACCCGACGTTATCACCATTGACGCCGGCAACAACTCGCTCGTGGGAATCAAGAAGGCGATCAACGACGCCGACGCCGGCGTCACCGCCACGATCATAAACGACGGCTCCGGTTCCCGAGCCTACCGGCTGATTCTTTCTGCCGATACGAGCGGCGTCACCAACACGATCAATGTCACTTCGAACCTTTCCGGCGGCAACAACCTGAATTTTTCGACGTCGTCCTTTGACGATCCCGAAGCCGTCAGCATGGATTCCGGATCGGATGCCGCCATCTCGCTGGGGGCCTCGGCGGCCTACACCGGCAATGAAAACAAGATCTATACGTTCACCGTGGCCGGCACCGGGGTGCAGACGGTCGGCACCGACAATATCACGATTGACTGGACCGACGGCACCGACTCGGGGTCAATTGTCGTCACCCAGGCGGATGCCGAGGTGGAACTGGTCGGTGCGAGAGCCGACGGGCTCAAACTCACCTTCTCGACCGGTCAATTGAAGTCCGGTGACATCTTTCAGGTGCAGACGTTTGCGCCGCTGCTCCAGCAGGCTTCCGACGCCCGGGTCGCTATCGGCTCGGCAGGCGGAACCGGCTCGCCGATCACGGTGACCTCCGAGACAAACACGCTCGACAACGTCATCGCCGGCGTGTCTCTCCAACTGGAGAAGGAAACGCTCCCGGGCGACCACGTGACCATCAAGACGGACATCGATATCACCGGCATAAAAGAGAGGATCAATGACCTGATCGCCGCCTACAACGACGTCAACGACTTCATAGACCGGCAGAATGCGTACAGCGAGGACACCAAGGAGACGGGAGTGCTGTTCGGAGATTCCGTGGTCCAGTCCATGCAGTACTCCATCAGGCGCGTCATCGCGTCACGGGTCACGGGTCTCACCTCGAAGTTCAACCAGCTGTTCACGATCGGCATACGCACCGGCACGGACGGCAAGCTGTCCATAAAGGATACCAGCCGGTTTGAGGAGGCGCTGCGCAACAATCTGGACGACGTCATAGACCTGTTCGCCGACTCGGGCAACAGCTCCTCGAGTTCCATCGAGTTCGTGTCGGCGGGCAACGAGACCAGGGTCGGCGAAGATTACGAGGTTGACATTACGCAGGCGGCTACGCGCGGCGTTTACAGGGGCAGCGGCATCGCCGACCCGACCGCCACGCCGCTGACGCTGAACAGCTCCAACAACCGTCTTAAGTTCACCATAAACGGTGTGCAGTCCGATGATATCATCCTGTCGGAGAAAACGTATAATTCGGCCGACGAGCTTGTCCGGGAACTCCAGGACAAGATTGACAGCGACCCCCTGATCGGTAACCGGGGCCTGTCGGTCGAATGGGTCGAGTCCGGCTCGGGGATCGGGTACCTGGAACTGACCAGTTCGACGTACGGCAGCGGGTCCAAGGTTGGCATCGTTACCTCAATTCCAAGCGGCGCCTTTGCTCTGCTGGGTCTGGCTTCGGGGACCGCCGTCCCGGGCCAGGACGTGGAGGGGACCATCAACGGAGAGGCGGCTGAGGGCAGCGGGCAGTATCTGACCGGCAAAGAAGGCAACGCCACGACGGAGGGGTTGAAGCTGCGGATCACGCTGGATGCCGACCGGCTGACAAGCGGCAGCGAGGGAACCATCACTTTATCCAAGGGCGTGGCTTCGAATCTCCAGACCGTGCTGGACAGCCTCACCAAGGTGGGGGACGGCATGATAGACCGCCGCATCCGGGCGTATCAGAATCAGATCGAATATCTGAAGGAGCGCGTCACGGCCTTTGACGAACGGCTGGTAATGCGGCGTGAACGGCTGGCTCTTCAGTTCCAGCGGATGGAACAAATCCTCGGTCAACTCAACGCCCAGGGAGACTACCTTACAAGCCAACTGGCCAATATCAACGCCAACTGGGTTCGGACCGGAGACTAA
- the fliS gene encoding flagellar export chaperone FliS, with amino-acid sequence MENALNAYRRTDTMGKSQLDLIVQVYDGAVSAYTAAVESYEANDLQQGHEHLEHARRFVTHLYTTLDFERGGEIAERLGALYAFLINQTDLVQATKDLSVIHSNIKILKNIREGWVGIRDQVPGAGTPPDNAASGSRSTRA; translated from the coding sequence ATGGAAAACGCGCTGAACGCTTACCGGCGCACCGACACGATGGGCAAGTCGCAGCTTGACCTCATCGTCCAGGTATACGACGGGGCCGTATCGGCGTATACGGCCGCCGTCGAGAGTTACGAGGCCAACGACCTGCAGCAGGGTCACGAACACCTGGAGCATGCCAGGAGATTCGTGACCCACCTTTACACGACGCTTGATTTTGAACGGGGAGGCGAGATCGCCGAGAGACTGGGCGCGCTGTATGCCTTTCTGATCAACCAGACTGATTTAGTCCAGGCGACCAAGGACTTAAGTGTCATACACAGCAACATCAAGATTTTGAAAAACATTCGCGAGGGCTGGGTTGGCATCAGAGACCAGGTCCCCGGTGCCGGGACGCCGCCGGACAACGCCGCTTCCGGCTCGCGGTCCACTCGCGCATAG
- a CDS encoding HDOD domain-containing protein has product MAIATIDNRVRQVISNIRNLPTPPIVFHQIQKVINDPHVSAAQIAGILSEDPAMSVKVLKLTNSAFYGLTREVESVKQAVVVVGMEAIKNLILSASVLDMFKGDEFDQEYQEKFWRHSLAVGFCARLLARKVRSRAVIDPDAGFSAGLLHDVGKNILCCFLRKEYEIFSEARAKDRESPTHEIEEQVLGYNHAQLGAVLAEQWKLPERLMQAIGYHHHPQLSENDDALAFYVHVANHLAKVTFYENEDRYLIGHLGAGVLDYLQIEEADMQAHCEALREEYLKAETFMKMVGIA; this is encoded by the coding sequence ATGGCTATTGCCACGATTGACAACCGAGTCAGGCAGGTTATTTCCAATATCAGGAATCTCCCTACGCCGCCTATTGTATTTCATCAGATCCAGAAGGTGATCAACGATCCCCATGTATCCGCCGCCCAAATCGCCGGCATCCTGTCGGAAGACCCTGCGATGTCGGTCAAGGTGCTCAAACTGACCAACTCGGCTTTCTACGGGCTCACGCGCGAGGTGGAGTCGGTCAAGCAGGCGGTGGTCGTCGTTGGCATGGAGGCCATCAAGAATCTTATTCTGTCCGCCTCGGTCCTTGACATGTTCAAGGGAGATGAGTTTGATCAGGAGTACCAGGAGAAGTTCTGGCGGCATTCCCTGGCCGTAGGCTTCTGTGCCCGTCTGCTCGCCCGAAAGGTCCGGAGCCGTGCCGTCATTGATCCCGATGCCGGGTTCTCGGCCGGATTACTGCATGACGTGGGCAAGAACATTCTGTGCTGCTTTCTGAGAAAGGAATATGAGATCTTCTCGGAGGCACGGGCCAAGGACCGGGAATCGCCCACCCACGAGATTGAAGAGCAGGTTCTCGGATATAACCATGCCCAGCTCGGCGCAGTCCTGGCCGAGCAATGGAAACTCCCCGAGCGGCTCATGCAGGCTATCGGATATCACCACCACCCGCAGTTGAGCGAAAACGATGATGCTCTTGCGTTCTATGTCCACGTCGCCAACCACCTGGCCAAGGTGACGTTCTATGAGAACGAGGACCGCTATCTGATCGGTCATCTCGGGGCCGGCGTGCTGGATTACCTGCAGATCGAGGAGGCTGATATGCAGGCTCACTGTGAAGCTCTGCGGGAGGAATACCTGAAGGCCGAGACCTTCATGAAAATGGTCGGTATCGCCTGA
- a CDS encoding class I SAM-dependent methyltransferase, whose amino-acid sequence MPSSQISQISTIMEIVLATRPQSVLDVGVGFGKYGFLCREYLELWDGRDRYGDWQRRIDGIEAFEQYLTPVHEHIYDNIYVGDALSLLPGLDTHYDLILLIDVIEHFTLDDGRALLAECARKANACLVSTPLAASAQAEAFGNQYEVHRSQWTGRHFDDYANKVFIPNARSLVCYLRFDGARVQARTAPAAAPDAQR is encoded by the coding sequence ATGCCATCCAGTCAGATTAGTCAGATCAGCACCATAATGGAGATCGTGCTCGCGACCAGGCCGCAGTCAGTGCTGGACGTCGGGGTCGGTTTCGGCAAGTACGGGTTTCTCTGTCGCGAATACCTGGAGCTATGGGACGGACGCGACAGATACGGTGACTGGCAGAGACGTATCGACGGCATTGAAGCTTTCGAACAATACCTCACGCCGGTGCACGAACACATTTATGACAACATCTACGTCGGCGACGCCCTGAGCCTGCTTCCCGGGCTGGATACACACTACGATCTTATCCTTCTAATCGACGTTATCGAGCACTTTACGCTTGACGACGGGCGTGCTCTTCTGGCCGAGTGTGCGCGAAAAGCAAACGCCTGTCTTGTCTCCACGCCGCTGGCCGCCTCGGCCCAGGCGGAGGCGTTCGGCAACCAATACGAGGTCCACCGTTCACAGTGGACCGGCCGACATTTCGACGACTACGCCAACAAGGTGTTTATCCCCAACGCCAGATCGCTGGTCTGTTACCTGCGTTTCGACGGGGCACGGGTACAGGCCAGAACGGCCCCGGCCGCCGCACCTGACGCTCAACGCTGA